The Alphaproteobacteria bacterium genome contains a region encoding:
- a CDS encoding acyl carrier protein translates to MTKEEISTFCVDQLAEILRIPKGQIDVNAKFARLGLDSAMTVYLLMELEDKLNLELSPETFYDHPTVDALSAHLAEKLAAQPAAAR, encoded by the coding sequence ATGACAAAAGAAGAAATTTCCACCTTCTGCGTCGATCAGCTCGCCGAAATCCTGCGGATTCCGAAAGGTCAGATCGATGTCAACGCCAAGTTCGCCCGGCTCGGGCTGGACTCGGCGATGACCGTGTATCTCCTGATGGAGCTCGAGGACAAACTCAATCTCGAGCTCTCGCCGGAGACTTTCTACGACCATCCGACCGTCGATGCGCTGTCGGCACATCTCGCCGAGAAGCTGGCGGCGCAACCGGCTGCCGCTCGCTAA
- a CDS encoding fatty acyl-AMP ligase, giving the protein MDFASLVAVLEHRAATQADERALIFLTDRGAEESVLTFRELHDAANAVAKRLAAVAKPGDRALLVFPPGLEFVVAFFGCLIARVIAVPMMVPRRQSARDASASIMANCKPALALTSPALTTRGDLVERFAGHDLQWMTVDLAPGAPGAIDLPRPQTEDIAFLQYTSGSTSEPKGVVVTHAMLLANMGQAQRALGTGKHSTCVNWLPLYHDMGLILGVVGSMYLGALCVLLAPSGFMQRPLTWLRAISHYRAEITASPNFAYDLCVARLRADQMEGVDLSSWKIILVGAEPIRAATLDKFIETFAPYRLAPSAVNPGFGMAEATLIVSMSPVGSGVDTRRLSRSALQANDIRDAADTGDAQVLVGCGYPIPDSRLAIVDPQTLRRLAADTVGELWIEGPHVARAYWENPSASENLRAHIEGEPGDWLRSGDLGFLDAKGQLFITGRRKDLIIVRGMNHYPQDIELTVERAHPALSQNGGAAFSVPDERGEEQLVVVQEVERTARNRIDPDEITGIIREAVATEHEVFARHIALIRPQSLPKTTSGKIQRFLTRKLWLEGKLDYLTAETTA; this is encoded by the coding sequence ATGGATTTTGCCTCGCTCGTCGCTGTCCTGGAACATCGCGCCGCGACGCAGGCCGACGAGCGCGCCCTGATCTTCCTCACCGATCGCGGGGCAGAAGAGTCGGTCCTTACATTCCGCGAATTGCACGATGCCGCCAACGCGGTCGCGAAGCGGCTGGCCGCTGTCGCAAAGCCCGGCGACCGCGCGTTGCTGGTGTTTCCGCCGGGGCTTGAGTTCGTCGTCGCGTTCTTCGGCTGCCTGATCGCGCGCGTGATCGCCGTGCCCATGATGGTGCCGCGCCGGCAGAGCGCGCGCGACGCCAGCGCAAGCATCATGGCGAACTGCAAGCCGGCGCTCGCCTTGACCAGCCCGGCGCTCACGACCCGCGGCGATCTCGTCGAGCGCTTTGCCGGCCATGACCTGCAATGGATGACGGTCGATCTTGCGCCCGGCGCGCCGGGCGCGATCGACCTGCCGCGCCCGCAGACGGAAGATATCGCGTTCCTGCAATACACCTCGGGCTCGACCTCGGAGCCCAAGGGCGTCGTCGTCACCCATGCGATGCTGCTCGCCAACATGGGACAAGCACAGCGCGCGCTCGGCACCGGCAAGCATTCGACCTGCGTCAACTGGCTGCCGCTCTATCACGACATGGGGCTGATCCTCGGCGTCGTGGGATCGATGTATCTCGGCGCGCTCTGCGTACTTCTTGCGCCCTCCGGCTTCATGCAGCGCCCGCTCACCTGGCTGCGCGCGATCAGCCACTATCGCGCCGAGATCACCGCGTCGCCGAACTTCGCCTATGATCTTTGCGTTGCGCGGCTGCGCGCGGACCAGATGGAAGGCGTCGATCTCTCCTCGTGGAAGATCATCCTGGTCGGCGCCGAGCCGATCCGCGCTGCCACGCTCGACAAGTTCATCGAGACGTTTGCGCCGTATCGCCTCGCCCCGAGCGCGGTCAATCCCGGCTTCGGCATGGCCGAGGCGACGCTGATCGTCTCGATGAGTCCGGTCGGCAGCGGCGTCGATACGCGCAGGCTCAGCCGCAGCGCGCTGCAGGCGAACGACATTCGCGATGCGGCCGACACCGGCGACGCGCAGGTTCTGGTCGGGTGCGGGTATCCGATCCCCGACTCGCGGCTCGCGATCGTCGACCCGCAGACGCTGCGGCGGCTTGCCGCCGATACGGTCGGCGAGCTGTGGATCGAGGGTCCGCATGTGGCGCGCGCCTACTGGGAGAATCCGTCGGCGAGCGAAAATCTGCGTGCGCATATCGAGGGCGAGCCGGGCGACTGGCTGCGCAGCGGCGATCTCGGCTTTCTCGATGCGAAGGGGCAGCTGTTCATCACCGGGCGGCGCAAGGACCTCATCATCGTCCGCGGCATGAACCACTATCCGCAGGACATCGAGCTCACCGTCGAGCGTGCGCATCCGGCGCTGAGCCAGAACGGCGGCGCCGCCTTCTCGGTGCCGGACGAGCGCGGCGAGGAGCAGCTCGTCGTCGTGCAGGAGGTGGAGCGCACCGCGCGCAACCGCATCGATCCGGATGAGATCACCGGCATCATCCGCGAGGCGGTCGCCACCGAGCACGAGGTGTTCGCGCGCCACATCGCGTTGATCCGCCCCCAAAGCCTGCCGAAGACCACCAGCGGCAAGATCCAGCGCTTCCTGACGCGCAAGCTGTGGCTGGAAGGCAAGCTGGACTATCTGACCGCGGAGACGACGGCTTAA
- a CDS encoding MBOAT family O-acyltransferase, translating into MLFNSYAFLLVFLPAALITYALADPFPRARMPVLIALSLVFYGYWDVRFVPLLVLSILINWFAAKYYVATKQGGIVTAAIVANLAALGFFKYMNFFAETVTAFGLPVGPFSIVLPLGISFFTFHHIMYLVDLKRGKTGEFELLRYALYICFFPQAIAGPLARWSQVMHQFGAKVYASGWQRSFALGVTFIVIGLIEKTLLADPIAHVIDPIYVQAKLGPVAHGDSWLALGFIFQILFDFAGYSDIAIGLALLFGVQLPYNFNAPFRSTNMQDLWQRWHMTLMTFLRDYLFHPLANARFGRGHRLLQYFAALILTMALCGLWHGPSWTFVLWGTAQGVAVVTVSLWRRYGWRMPSLAGWAITMVFSLLLGVVFRAGSLEAAWHVYQGLAILPNLDLLKVATPIIVSGFVAVALPASQDIVMWINQRPRTVFAAALGLVAVALLVELGDRDAYEFVYFQF; encoded by the coding sequence ATGCTCTTCAACAGCTACGCGTTCCTGCTCGTCTTTCTGCCCGCGGCGCTCATCACCTATGCGCTTGCCGATCCGTTCCCGCGTGCGCGCATGCCGGTGCTGATCGCCCTGTCGCTCGTCTTCTACGGTTACTGGGATGTGCGCTTCGTGCCGCTGCTGGTGCTGTCGATCCTGATCAACTGGTTCGCGGCGAAATACTACGTTGCCACGAAGCAGGGCGGCATCGTCACGGCGGCGATCGTCGCAAACCTCGCCGCGCTTGGCTTCTTCAAGTACATGAACTTCTTCGCCGAGACGGTCACGGCTTTCGGCCTCCCGGTCGGGCCGTTTTCGATCGTACTGCCGCTCGGCATCTCGTTCTTCACCTTCCATCACATCATGTATCTGGTTGACCTCAAGCGCGGGAAGACCGGCGAATTCGAACTCCTGCGCTACGCGCTCTACATCTGCTTCTTTCCGCAGGCGATCGCCGGCCCGCTGGCGCGTTGGTCGCAGGTGATGCATCAGTTCGGCGCTAAGGTCTACGCGTCGGGCTGGCAGCGCTCGTTCGCGCTCGGCGTCACCTTCATCGTGATCGGTCTGATCGAGAAGACTCTGCTTGCCGATCCGATCGCACACGTCATCGACCCGATCTATGTGCAGGCGAAGCTCGGCCCGGTGGCGCACGGCGACTCATGGCTCGCGCTCGGGTTCATCTTCCAGATTCTGTTCGATTTCGCCGGCTACTCGGACATCGCGATCGGGCTTGCGCTGCTGTTCGGCGTGCAGCTCCCCTACAATTTCAATGCGCCGTTCCGCTCGACCAACATGCAGGATCTCTGGCAGCGCTGGCACATGACGCTGATGACGTTCCTGCGCGATTATCTGTTCCATCCGCTTGCCAACGCGCGCTTCGGGCGCGGCCACCGGCTGCTGCAATATTTCGCCGCCCTGATCCTCACGATGGCGCTGTGCGGACTGTGGCACGGGCCGAGCTGGACCTTCGTGCTGTGGGGTACTGCGCAAGGCGTCGCGGTGGTGACCGTGTCGTTGTGGCGCCGCTACGGCTGGCGCATGCCCTCCCTCGCGGGCTGGGCGATCACGATGGTGTTTTCGCTGCTGCTCGGCGTTGTCTTCCGCGCCGGCTCGCTCGAGGCCGCATGGCACGTCTATCAGGGGCTTGCGATTCTGCCGAACCTCGATCTGCTCAAGGTCGCAACACCGATCATCGTGTCGGGCTTTGTTGCCGTTGCGCTGCCGGCGAGCCAGGACATCGTGATGTGGATCAATCAGCGCCCGCGCACGGTGTTCGCCGCGGCGCTCGGGCTGGTCGCGGTTGCGCTGCTGGTCGAACTGGGCGACAGAGACGCCTATGAGTTCGTCTATTTCCAGTTCTGA